Proteins encoded by one window of Nicotiana tabacum cultivar K326 chromosome 10, ASM71507v2, whole genome shotgun sequence:
- the LOC142165281 gene encoding uncharacterized protein LOC142165281 — protein MTHTETRIVQNVTLVYAKCDAIERIELWDSLYAMAADMDVPWLVGGDFNIIWDDEEKFGGRPVTLNEVDDFRHCMNTCNLFDLGFKGSIYTWWNGRAEEDCIFKRLDRCMANIDFQQMFPGIEVTHLPKTGSDHCPMLLKCNLESTVIKKSFRFLNFWTKHPTFKDVVNENWNADFEANPFTLFNHKMKKVKKGLSQWSKSTYGDIFKKISSLEEVVKVHEAQFEINPTRANRERLCKVQAQLIKFLALEEQFWKQKAGMA, from the coding sequence ATGACTCATACAGAAACACGCATTGTCCAAAATGTTACTTTGGTCTATGCCAAGTGTGATGCAATAGAAAGAATAGAGCTTTGGGACTCATTATACGCAATGGCAGCAGATATGGATGTTCCTTGGCTTGTTGGAGGTGACTTCAATATCATATGGGATGATGAGGAGAAGTTTGGGGGACGTCCAGTGACTTTGAATGAAGTAGACGATTTCCGACATTGCATGAACACCTGTAATCTATTTGACTTGGGATTCAAGGGAAGTATATATACTTGGTGGAATGGAAGAGCGGAGGAAGATTGCATTTTCAAAAGACTTGACAGATGTATGGCTAACATTGATTTCCAACAAATGTTCCCTGGAATAGAAGTCACTCATCTGCCAAAAACTGGATCCGACCATTGCCCCATGTTGCTAAAATGTAACCTTGAATCGACTGTGATAAAGAAATCCTTCAgatttctcaatttttggacAAAACATCCGACGTTTAAAGATGTGGTCAATGAAAATTGGAACGCAGATTTTGAAGCAAATCCTTTCACTTTATTCAACCACAAaatgaaaaaagtgaaaaaaggacTGTCACAATGGAGCAAGTCGACATATGGAGATATTTTCAAGAAGATATCTAGTTTGGAAGAGGTAGTCAAGGTTCATGAGGCGCAATTTGAAATAAATCCAACTCGGGCAAATAGGGAAAGACTGTGTAAAGTTCAAGCACAACTTATCAAATTTCTTGCTCTTGAGGAACAATTTTGGAAACAAAAGGCAGGAATGGCTTGA